Proteins from one Mesotoga infera genomic window:
- a CDS encoding glutamine synthetase family protein: protein MKKALIKALKSAKVEFVRSLWCDNANVIRAKSIDIDSLEDNFEAVAGISRAQQGVPVMYDGVVPESGLMPIGEIWLNPDWDTLNVLPYTQGHASVISDLFTGQCEWSLCPRFFLKRSIKALDELGFTMRAAFENEFYLFDRSLDPVDNTLFASSFSMDLNSKVVGDIVKNLKAQFLTVERYYAESGPGQQEVVIAHAPALEAADNQITFRETVRTTAARNGLIASFMPKPFEEFGGSGCHLHFSLLKDGKNVMRDHNGELSEVALYFMAGLLEHLPSLMAVTTPTTNSYRRIKPSCWAGAYRCWGLDNREAALRVPTDPSGSVAGHVELKSVDASSNPYLALGMVIFAGIDGLRKKVLPPVNLQSDPALMNGEELFHSRIDPLPSSLGIALDTLENDQYLLKTLGEDLSRAYLAVKRAEWKTMAELTIAQERQILLERF, encoded by the coding sequence TTGAAAAAGGCACTCATAAAAGCGCTAAAAAGCGCAAAGGTAGAGTTTGTAAGGTCTCTCTGGTGCGATAACGCCAACGTGATAAGGGCCAAATCGATCGACATCGATTCGCTCGAAGATAATTTTGAAGCGGTAGCAGGTATCTCTCGCGCGCAACAGGGGGTGCCTGTCATGTACGACGGCGTGGTGCCTGAAAGCGGACTGATGCCCATTGGTGAGATATGGCTAAACCCGGACTGGGATACTCTGAACGTACTTCCCTATACCCAGGGGCACGCGAGCGTTATTTCGGATCTCTTCACCGGTCAATGCGAGTGGAGTTTATGTCCGAGGTTTTTTCTGAAAAGGTCCATAAAGGCTCTTGACGAGCTCGGTTTCACAATGAGAGCCGCCTTCGAGAATGAGTTCTATCTCTTCGACAGGTCTCTGGATCCGGTGGACAATACGCTTTTTGCAAGCTCCTTTTCGATGGACCTCAACTCGAAGGTTGTGGGCGATATAGTCAAAAATCTCAAGGCCCAATTCCTGACCGTCGAGAGATACTACGCCGAATCGGGACCGGGCCAGCAGGAAGTCGTCATAGCCCACGCTCCTGCGCTCGAGGCTGCCGACAACCAGATCACTTTCAGGGAAACCGTCCGGACCACCGCGGCGAGAAACGGTCTAATAGCCTCGTTCATGCCCAAACCTTTCGAAGAGTTCGGAGGCAGCGGCTGTCATTTGCATTTCAGTCTTTTGAAAGACGGAAAAAACGTAATGAGGGACCATAACGGTGAGCTTTCGGAGGTTGCGCTCTATTTCATGGCTGGGCTTCTGGAACATCTCCCCTCTCTCATGGCCGTGACGACGCCGACCACAAACTCTTACAGGAGAATAAAGCCCTCCTGCTGGGCCGGTGCTTACAGATGCTGGGGTTTGGACAACAGAGAAGCCGCTTTGAGGGTTCCGACAGATCCCTCCGGCAGCGTCGCCGGTCACGTCGAATTGAAGAGCGTGGACGCTTCCAGCAATCCGTACCTCGCCCTGGGAATGGTGATCTTCGCCGGGATTGACGGACTGAGGAAAAAAGTCCTACCGCCGGTCAATCTGCAGAGCGACCCGGCCTTAATGAATGGCGAGGAGCTTTTCCATAGCCGGATCGATCCCCTTCCATCCTCTTTAGGCATTGCGCTGGATACACTTGAAAACGACCAGTACCTTCTGAAAACCCTGGGCGAAGATCTGTCCCGGGCCTATCTGGCGGTTAAGAGAGCCGAATGGAAGACTATGGCCGAACTGACGATCGCTCAAGAGCGCCAAATTCTACTGGAGCGGTTCTGA
- a CDS encoding histidine kinase N-terminal 7TM domain-containing diguanylate cyclase, with protein sequence MNPFALLMFITTVSCGLLGMYSFYKRELTGARPLGFLMFAIAWWSAMYGLELLSNDLQQMRLLNRISYPAIVSLPVFVFMFVMAILDRREWFTVKRVILLFIVPTIVDLAMWTNEFHWLFYRVSEIDTQWPFPVQKLVHGPLFWINIVYTYVLLICSIVLLLREWFYSERAYRTQLGIVLLGMAFPILVNLNHLFKILPVGYIDLTPVAFFLTALFEALSIFRFRLFDLRPIAKETVISNLEDGIVVIDKSGTLIDVNPVSVRLLEIDGDKALGLSIDDAFSRIPTLLDFIESTDSRSELVIGERIIESRKTSIMSKRGKLRGHIVLLTDITDHKRTEEALRKSQEMYRTLATTDMLTGVLNRYSLEQLLEGETERSSRYGEPLSVIMFDLDDLKKINDTHGHIVGDNALKAISFQILSKIRKSDSLGRWGGDEFLIVAPSTDLAGALEMAEKLRAEIDSVEFEAIGKLSISMGVSSLEMGEKDYDGLLRRADRALYESKKRGKNRVMAI encoded by the coding sequence ATGAATCCATTTGCCTTGTTGATGTTCATTACCACCGTATCTTGCGGCTTGCTGGGAATGTACAGCTTCTATAAACGGGAGTTGACAGGAGCGCGGCCTCTTGGTTTTCTGATGTTTGCCATCGCCTGGTGGTCCGCTATGTACGGTCTGGAACTTCTGAGCAATGATTTGCAGCAGATGCGTCTGTTGAACAGGATCTCCTATCCGGCGATCGTTTCGCTACCGGTTTTCGTCTTCATGTTTGTCATGGCGATTCTGGACAGAAGAGAATGGTTCACGGTCAAAAGAGTTATCCTGCTTTTCATAGTGCCCACGATCGTCGATCTGGCCATGTGGACCAACGAATTCCACTGGCTTTTCTACAGGGTTAGCGAGATAGATACACAGTGGCCCTTTCCCGTCCAGAAACTCGTCCACGGTCCGCTCTTCTGGATCAATATCGTTTATACTTACGTGCTTCTAATATGCAGTATAGTATTGCTTCTCAGGGAGTGGTTCTATTCAGAGAGAGCTTACCGAACGCAGCTGGGCATTGTACTTCTGGGCATGGCCTTCCCGATACTTGTGAACTTAAACCACCTTTTCAAAATCCTTCCGGTGGGATATATCGACCTGACTCCGGTCGCTTTTTTCCTGACCGCTCTGTTCGAGGCTTTGAGCATTTTTAGATTCAGGTTGTTCGATCTACGGCCCATCGCCAAAGAGACCGTGATCAGTAATCTGGAGGACGGGATAGTCGTTATCGACAAATCGGGCACACTAATAGACGTGAATCCCGTATCGGTAAGGCTTCTCGAAATCGATGGGGATAAAGCGCTCGGACTCTCCATAGACGACGCCTTTTCCCGGATACCAACTCTGCTGGATTTTATTGAATCGACGGACTCGCGATCAGAGTTGGTGATAGGAGAGAGGATCATTGAATCCAGAAAGACTTCCATAATGAGCAAACGCGGAAAACTTAGGGGGCATATTGTTCTTCTAACGGATATAACCGACCACAAAAGGACCGAAGAAGCTCTCAGGAAAAGCCAGGAGATGTACAGGACGTTGGCCACAACCGATATGCTCACGGGCGTGCTGAACAGGTATTCACTGGAACAGCTCCTGGAGGGTGAAACCGAAAGGTCCAGCAGGTATGGAGAACCGCTTTCGGTGATAATGTTCGATTTAGACGACCTCAAGAAGATCAACGACACTCACGGTCATATTGTTGGGGACAACGCCCTTAAAGCGATCAGCTTTCAAATTCTCTCTAAAATCCGTAAAAGCGACTCTCTAGGCCGCTGGGGAGGTGATGAGTTCTTGATCGTGGCTCCCTCCACCGATCTAGCGGGAGCTCTTGAAATGGCCGAAAAGTTGAGGGCGGAAATCGATTCCGTAGAGTTCGAAGCGATCGGGAAACTGAGTATCAGCATGGGTGTCTCATCGCTTGAAATGGGTGAGAAAGACTACGACGGGCTTTTACGCAGGGCCGACAGGGCCCTGTATGAATCCAAGAAAAGAGGTAAAAACAGGGTAATGGCCATCTAG
- a CDS encoding amidohydrolase family protein, whose product MGLDLSSIPVFDGHAHNLLLPAWLKEYPIEGIFTESTDREYLKSFAGETLAFKRSLKDIAAVLECDPSIEAIRNRREKMEQAELADLYFKKANISGVVLDDGFWFHRTRPLEWHSSFVNTYRALRIESLAEALFENSISFDSFLSDFRDALLNPPGSVVAYKSIIAYRSGLRIGSHDKRAARDGYLVEKERNTGRLTDGRLLGFLFKLTLEVCRGRDLPLQIHTGWGDSDLDLRESNPLHLKPLLDEDKYSRTRLVLLHCYPYTREAAYLAAIYPEVYIDFGLSVPLLSVAGMEAVIGEMLEIAPVTKICYSSDARFMPEGFYLAATWARRAVGLSLERSIQCGELTLNEALKAAARILKENSEGLYGVARSVKGES is encoded by the coding sequence ATGGGACTGGATCTATCGTCAATTCCCGTTTTCGACGGTCATGCACACAATCTTCTCCTCCCCGCATGGCTCAAGGAATATCCTATCGAAGGGATATTCACCGAGAGCACTGATAGGGAATATCTGAAATCTTTTGCAGGCGAGACACTCGCCTTCAAGAGAAGTCTCAAGGATATCGCCGCCGTTCTTGAATGCGATCCCTCGATCGAGGCGATCAGGAATAGGCGTGAAAAGATGGAACAGGCCGAACTGGCCGATCTGTATTTCAAAAAGGCTAATATCTCCGGCGTCGTTCTGGACGACGGCTTCTGGTTCCACCGAACCCGGCCTCTGGAATGGCACTCAAGTTTTGTGAACACTTACAGGGCTTTGAGAATCGAAAGTCTTGCCGAAGCCTTGTTCGAAAACTCAATCTCTTTCGATTCTTTCCTGTCGGATTTCAGAGATGCACTCCTCAATCCACCGGGGAGCGTCGTGGCTTACAAAAGCATAATAGCTTACAGATCGGGTCTGAGAATCGGATCGCACGACAAAAGAGCGGCCAGAGACGGCTACTTAGTTGAAAAAGAGAGGAACACCGGAAGGTTGACCGATGGAAGGCTGCTGGGTTTTCTCTTCAAACTGACTCTCGAAGTCTGCAGGGGTCGGGATCTCCCTTTGCAGATACACACCGGTTGGGGCGATTCCGACCTCGATCTGCGCGAATCGAATCCGCTTCATCTTAAACCTCTGCTCGACGAAGATAAGTACTCGCGGACCAGGCTGGTTCTGCTCCACTGTTACCCGTACACACGGGAAGCGGCGTATCTTGCCGCGATTTATCCGGAGGTCTATATCGATTTCGGCCTCTCCGTTCCCCTTCTAAGTGTCGCGGGTATGGAAGCAGTGATCGGAGAGATGCTGGAGATCGCGCCGGTCACGAAGATCTGTTATTCCTCCGACGCTAGATTCATGCCAGAAGGTTTCTATCTGGCCGCAACCTGGGCCAGAAGGGCCGTAGGGTTGTCTCTGGAGCGATCTATCCAGTGCGGAGAATTGACGTTGAACGAAGCGTTGAAAGCGGCTGCAAGGATATTGAAAGAAAACTCGGAGGGGCTTTACGGAGTGGCCCGATCCGTGAAAGGTGAATCATAA
- a CDS encoding protease inhibitor I42 family protein has product MRRSAIVIFSVLTVISTMLFSGISEDIVTIPAIIDVVSIEQRLKVELVENASTGYTWSYQVSDPSFLTLVSKETVESSVDTPVMAGSPSTVTWLFSPNKSGFFSLVFKLFRAWEGEETAIDVRVYNVEVRDGSLSECVPQYVNILGSSSGEVEMSQLARVILQENPSTGYSWRAEVSDTAVLRLVERSLLTESDSPGVAPIVDLGGRQEVLGAPVNVAFDFQALKAGISLVRFTYSRPWEESEHNKTLLVGITVAR; this is encoded by the coding sequence ATGAGAAGATCGGCAATAGTAATTTTTTCAGTCTTGACTGTGATTTCCACAATGCTCTTTTCCGGTATATCGGAAGATATCGTTACTATTCCGGCGATTATAGATGTAGTGAGTATTGAGCAGCGTTTGAAAGTCGAGCTGGTTGAAAACGCTTCCACGGGATACACCTGGTCTTATCAAGTCTCCGATCCTTCCTTTCTGACGCTCGTTTCGAAGGAGACTGTTGAAAGCTCAGTAGATACTCCCGTAATGGCCGGTAGCCCCTCTACCGTCACCTGGCTCTTTTCTCCCAACAAGAGCGGCTTCTTTTCTCTGGTCTTCAAGCTGTTCAGAGCATGGGAAGGCGAAGAGACGGCGATCGACGTGAGAGTGTACAACGTCGAAGTCCGCGACGGCAGCCTGAGCGAGTGCGTTCCGCAGTACGTGAACATCCTCGGTAGTTCGTCAGGTGAGGTCGAAATGTCGCAGCTGGCAAGGGTAATTCTTCAGGAGAACCCTTCAACCGGTTACTCCTGGCGGGCAGAAGTTTCCGATACAGCCGTACTCAGGTTGGTCGAGCGCTCCTTGCTGACAGAAAGCGATTCGCCTGGAGTGGCCCCCATTGTTGACTTGGGAGGGCGGCAGGAAGTTCTTGGCGCGCCGGTTAACGTCGCCTTCGACTTCCAAGCGCTCAAGGCGGGCATCTCTCTGGTGAGGTTCACTTACTCCAGGCCCTGGGAAGAAAGCGAACACAACAAAACGTTGCTCGTCGGAATCACGGTAGCCAGATAA
- a CDS encoding fasciclin domain-containing protein, with protein MKKVFLVLVLIGLVFTGFSKNIVELAVSAGNFTTLVAAVEKAGLAGVLTGEGPFTVFAPTDEAFAKLPEGTIESLLNDIPALTRILTYHLVPGKYMSTDVVSLEYLKSAEGSAIPIKVEDGKVYVDNAMITAVDIEASNGVIHVIDSVILPPEKETRRIPEIAIEAGTFKTLVTALQEASLVEALMGEGPFTVFAPNDEAFSKLPEGTIESLLKDIPALKNILLYHVVPGIYMAEDVLNMRSLTALNGGQLTVNPNEVKIQGSKIVATDIIAANGVIHVIDAVMIPQ; from the coding sequence ATGAAAAAGGTATTTCTGGTGTTGGTTCTGATTGGATTAGTATTCACAGGTTTCTCCAAGAATATCGTTGAATTAGCAGTTTCTGCCGGTAATTTCACCACTCTTGTTGCAGCAGTTGAAAAGGCTGGCCTTGCAGGAGTTTTAACGGGCGAAGGACCATTCACAGTCTTTGCCCCCACGGATGAAGCCTTCGCAAAGCTCCCCGAAGGAACTATTGAAAGCCTCCTGAACGATATACCCGCTCTAACCAGAATACTTACATATCACCTGGTTCCAGGAAAGTACATGTCGACAGATGTAGTGTCTCTTGAATATCTAAAGTCCGCGGAGGGCAGCGCTATCCCCATAAAAGTTGAAGACGGTAAGGTCTATGTTGACAACGCAATGATTACAGCAGTAGATATAGAAGCGAGCAACGGAGTGATTCATGTTATAGACTCGGTAATACTTCCTCCTGAAAAAGAAACTAGAAGAATCCCAGAGATAGCAATTGAAGCCGGTACTTTCAAAACACTCGTAACAGCCCTCCAGGAAGCCTCTCTTGTAGAAGCTCTAATGGGTGAAGGTCCTTTCACGGTCTTCGCACCGAACGATGAAGCCTTCTCCAAACTGCCCGAAGGAACCATAGAATCACTTTTGAAAGACATTCCCGCTCTCAAGAATATTCTCCTATATCACGTAGTTCCTGGAATATATATGGCTGAAGATGTTCTGAACATGAGATCGCTGACGGCTCTCAACGGAGGCCAGCTTACCGTCAACCCGAACGAAGTAAAAATACAGGGATCGAAAATAGTAGCTACAGACATAATAGCGGCAAACGGTGTAATACACGTAATCGACGCAGTTATGATCCCGCAGTGA
- a CDS encoding phytoene desaturase family protein, whose protein sequence is MKGSFFPDSRYDVAVIGSGLGSLAAASLLANRGLKVLVAEQHYLPGGCCSIFRRNDFTFDSAVGMVFGFGNRGFNSHRFVFNEIGEDIDVIRHETLYSVTFGEKRIIFWPDLDRFISELGRHFPGYEDQLRKFYDYLADFYHNVIVADPVVVPPTEMKRSDSLKALLRHPVRQARMIRLLFKSTEELMNKFIDPKAKELYQFFDVLTSTYCYTTVKETPGILAVTMFIDNHEGGGFYPAGSSQMIPNKLEKSIERNGGYLLYENRVDEILFEDGKAAGIKFEDGSEIRSNYVIYGGTVWNLYGGIIPKEHIRPEKLKWVQSLQPTFPAIVVYAAVDSSAVPTGTNPVEMFVEEFDEIAESDVTVYISSIDDPSICPEGTHVMSMIAPSKKKWPPRGTEQYKEMKKAETERVLKLVEKKFPQLRDSLKHLETATPLTIERYTLKNEGRVGGPKQSIGQELLKRLHARSEWKNLFICGDSTVMGMGTPAVTVSGIGAANLILRDSRMKEYRYREPEIERVHYLSEKKRKAVDLENTALDRETVPLISGYCQLCEIPGCKMKCPDGKDIRGILRRLESGNFLGAKRRLLETEGSTDCADCPGYCEKSCRRLSFDDRSVPIKRLLSWLEKEVIR, encoded by the coding sequence ATGAAAGGCAGTTTCTTTCCAGATAGTAGATACGATGTTGCAGTGATCGGTTCTGGGCTCGGAAGCCTTGCGGCAGCCTCTTTACTGGCGAACAGGGGTCTCAAGGTGCTGGTCGCCGAACAGCATTATCTTCCCGGCGGGTGTTGCTCGATCTTCAGAAGAAACGACTTCACTTTCGATTCTGCGGTAGGAATGGTTTTCGGATTCGGCAACCGTGGTTTTAACTCTCACAGATTCGTTTTCAACGAGATCGGAGAGGACATCGACGTGATAAGGCATGAGACTCTTTACTCCGTGACCTTTGGAGAGAAAAGAATTATATTCTGGCCGGATCTCGACAGATTCATTAGCGAGCTCGGGAGGCACTTCCCCGGCTATGAAGACCAGCTCAGAAAGTTTTACGACTATCTCGCCGACTTCTATCACAATGTGATCGTGGCCGATCCCGTGGTAGTACCTCCGACTGAAATGAAGAGGAGTGACAGTCTCAAAGCCCTGCTCAGGCACCCGGTGCGGCAGGCCAGGATGATCAGACTGCTCTTCAAGAGCACCGAAGAGCTCATGAACAAATTCATCGACCCAAAAGCAAAAGAGCTTTATCAGTTCTTCGATGTTCTCACTTCCACCTACTGTTATACAACAGTCAAAGAGACGCCCGGCATTCTCGCGGTGACCATGTTCATAGACAATCACGAGGGTGGTGGTTTCTATCCGGCCGGTTCCTCCCAGATGATCCCGAACAAACTTGAAAAGTCAATTGAGAGAAACGGCGGCTACTTGCTTTATGAGAACAGGGTTGACGAGATCCTCTTTGAAGATGGCAAAGCGGCCGGTATTAAGTTCGAGGACGGAAGCGAGATCAGGTCGAACTATGTTATCTATGGTGGGACGGTATGGAATCTTTACGGAGGGATAATCCCAAAAGAACACATCAGGCCAGAGAAGCTGAAATGGGTTCAATCCCTCCAGCCAACCTTCCCCGCGATCGTCGTTTACGCCGCCGTCGATTCTTCGGCCGTTCCGACCGGAACTAATCCCGTCGAAATGTTCGTCGAGGAGTTCGATGAGATAGCCGAGAGTGATGTCACAGTTTATATATCCTCGATCGACGATCCATCGATCTGCCCGGAAGGCACTCATGTAATGTCCATGATCGCTCCGTCAAAGAAGAAGTGGCCGCCGCGGGGCACCGAACAGTACAAAGAGATGAAAAAAGCAGAGACCGAGAGAGTTCTGAAGCTGGTCGAGAAGAAATTCCCCCAACTCAGGGATTCTTTGAAACATCTGGAAACGGCCACGCCGCTTACAATCGAGAGATACACGCTAAAGAACGAAGGCCGTGTCGGAGGCCCGAAGCAGTCCATCGGCCAGGAATTACTGAAGAGACTTCACGCCAGGAGCGAATGGAAAAACCTGTTCATATGCGGTGATTCGACCGTGATGGGAATGGGGACGCCGGCGGTCACGGTCTCCGGTATCGGGGCCGCAAACCTGATTCTCAGGGATTCGAGAATGAAGGAGTACCGTTACAGAGAGCCCGAAATCGAGAGGGTTCACTATCTTTCAGAAAAAAAGAGGAAAGCGGTGGATCTCGAAAATACCGCGCTCGATCGCGAGACGGTCCCTTTGATTAGCGGCTACTGTCAGCTGTGCGAAATCCCCGGCTGCAAGATGAAGTGTCCCGATGGTAAGGATATTCGGGGTATTTTAAGGCGTCTGGAGTCGGGAAACTTTCTGGGGGCGAAGAGACGGCTTCTAGAGACGGAGGGGAGCACCGATTGCGCCGACTGCCCGGGATACTGCGAGAAGAGCTGCAGAAGACTCTCCTTCGATGACAGGTCAGTCCCAATTAAAAGGCTTCTTAGCTGGCTGGAAAAGGAAGTGATAAGATGA
- a CDS encoding SGNH/GDSL hydrolase family protein, with product MLLQREQRVVFQGDSVTDTGRDRDDFFDLGSGYPAIVSGMIGSLFPEMRIEFLNRGVGGDRVKDLKNRWKDDCLDLSPDWVSILIGINDCWRFYDSDDRTEPALFESNYRYLLQSAASKGASLIIMEPFYLPAYREMEMWTEDLGPKIQIIRRLAREFKAVYVPLDGIFAAAATKRETSFWAEDGIHPTPEGHALIARHWLKAVGVS from the coding sequence ATGCTTCTTCAGAGAGAGCAGAGAGTTGTTTTTCAGGGCGATAGCGTAACCGATACCGGGAGAGACAGAGACGATTTTTTCGATCTTGGAAGCGGCTATCCCGCGATCGTCTCCGGCATGATAGGTTCACTTTTTCCGGAAATGAGGATCGAATTTCTGAACAGGGGCGTGGGAGGCGATAGGGTTAAAGATCTCAAAAACCGCTGGAAAGATGATTGTCTGGATCTTTCGCCGGACTGGGTCTCTATCCTGATAGGAATAAACGACTGCTGGCGCTTTTACGACAGCGACGACAGGACCGAACCGGCACTCTTCGAGAGCAACTACAGATACTTGCTCCAATCGGCAGCTTCTAAGGGTGCATCGTTGATCATTATGGAACCCTTTTATCTACCGGCTTACAGAGAGATGGAAATGTGGACGGAAGACCTGGGACCGAAGATACAGATAATACGCAGGCTGGCCAGAGAGTTCAAAGCCGTGTACGTTCCGCTGGATGGAATCTTCGCGGCGGCTGCCACAAAGAGAGAGACTTCTTTCTGGGCCGAAGATGGAATCCACCCGACCCCGGAGGGCCATGCGTTGATCGCGAGACACTGGTTGAAAGCCGTGGGAGTTTCATAG
- a CDS encoding phytoene desaturase family protein, with translation MKYDCIVIGAGISGLSCAAFIAKAGKKVILIERSEKPGGYFSSFEYNGYHFDSGIKAVENAGLLFPMLENFGIMDKLNFVKNRVYAGFEDKVFSMESDESLLEYFDFLGERFPESRSGIEDLLKEMEELNSFMGSLSGMSGPLYGKTTFLTKLKSIPWFLKNGKKLLGFLKKLKYNNIPFRDFLKVRIPDDELVSIIDEPFFEGTPAFFGLAYPTVFRDYFYPRGGIEQIPLELAEFIRKSGGTVLTNTEVTKILLERSSPAGVVTDTGQEIESPVIVNAADAKRLYNKLLPENSVDLDFLQRLNRAQVSDSVFSVFMGVDTAPENLDQHVEHIIYVPAAAKYCDYESPEYFKTTGMEISIPCMRDPSLAPAGKTGIILNVNTTQKAMNGWGRSVSRAEYERLKEQAADDVMANFFRLYPSLKEKIEFRIVSTPFTMEEKTLNSGGSITGWNYHPSETFPLRDFRKMKRSIDTPVRNLFQIGQWSFDPAGVPVCLITAKLAADRVLNISRT, from the coding sequence ATGAAATACGACTGTATCGTAATCGGCGCGGGAATATCGGGTCTGAGTTGTGCGGCTTTCATAGCAAAGGCCGGCAAAAAAGTCATATTGATAGAGAGATCGGAAAAACCCGGAGGCTATTTCTCCTCTTTCGAATATAACGGATACCATTTCGACAGCGGAATAAAAGCAGTGGAAAACGCGGGGCTTTTATTTCCAATGCTTGAAAACTTCGGCATCATGGATAAGCTAAATTTCGTAAAGAACAGAGTGTACGCTGGCTTCGAGGACAAAGTGTTTTCCATGGAGTCGGACGAAAGTCTTCTGGAGTACTTCGACTTCCTCGGTGAACGTTTTCCCGAAAGCAGATCCGGCATAGAGGATCTACTTAAGGAAATGGAAGAGCTGAACAGCTTTATGGGTTCGTTATCAGGAATGTCAGGACCGCTTTACGGAAAGACTACGTTTCTGACCAAGTTGAAATCAATTCCCTGGTTTCTCAAGAACGGTAAGAAGCTTCTGGGCTTCCTGAAGAAACTGAAATACAACAATATACCGTTCAGGGATTTCCTCAAAGTTAGAATCCCCGACGATGAGCTTGTCAGTATCATAGACGAGCCCTTCTTCGAAGGAACTCCCGCGTTCTTTGGTTTGGCCTACCCGACGGTTTTCAGGGATTACTTCTATCCCAGAGGAGGAATAGAACAGATACCCCTCGAACTTGCAGAGTTTATAAGAAAAAGTGGGGGCACCGTACTCACAAATACCGAAGTTACTAAGATTCTTCTCGAACGCAGTTCACCGGCCGGAGTGGTTACAGATACCGGTCAGGAGATCGAGTCTCCGGTTATCGTGAATGCAGCCGATGCGAAGAGGCTATACAACAAGTTGCTCCCGGAGAATTCCGTAGATCTAGATTTCCTTCAGAGGCTTAACAGAGCGCAGGTTTCCGACTCTGTCTTCTCCGTATTTATGGGGGTTGACACAGCTCCAGAGAATCTTGACCAGCATGTGGAACACATAATCTATGTTCCTGCTGCAGCCAAGTACTGTGACTATGAATCGCCGGAGTACTTCAAAACTACGGGAATGGAGATCAGCATTCCCTGCATGAGAGACCCTTCTCTCGCTCCAGCCGGCAAGACGGGGATAATTCTTAATGTCAATACGACTCAGAAGGCCATGAACGGCTGGGGAAGAAGTGTTTCCAGAGCGGAATATGAACGTCTTAAGGAACAGGCCGCCGACGATGTAATGGCCAACTTCTTTAGGCTTTATCCATCGTTGAAAGAGAAGATCGAATTCAGGATAGTATCCACTCCCTTCACCATGGAAGAGAAAACCCTCAACAGCGGTGGTTCTATTACAGGATGGAACTACCATCCATCCGAGACTTTTCCCTTGAGGGACTTCAGAAAAATGAAGAGATCGATCGATACGCCAGTAAGGAATCTCTTTCAGATAGGTCAGTGGAGCTTCGATCCGGCGGGAGTGCCGGTTTGCCTGATTACAGCCAAACTTGCCGCTGATAGAGTTTTGAATATCTCCCGGACGTAA